Proteins from a single region of Pseudopedobacter saltans DSM 12145:
- a CDS encoding DUF502 domain-containing protein, giving the protein MKRIINAFIRYCIKGLLLILPIGGALFLLFWGFSTLDSFLNFSDSFLINPETGKPLYIPGLGILSVIVVVFVAGIVATLFITDPINAWINRQINKVPILRFLYSSVKDITEAFVGDEKKLNEPVLVELKEGVKKIGFLTQKDLKVIGLDDEVAVYFPWSYSFAGELIIVKKEQIKPLNVSSAQAMKFIVSGGVTSMQQ; this is encoded by the coding sequence ATGAAGAGAATAATTAATGCTTTTATTAGATATTGTATTAAAGGTTTATTGCTGATATTGCCAATTGGAGGTGCGCTTTTTTTACTTTTTTGGGGTTTTTCCACATTAGATTCCTTTCTGAACTTCAGCGATAGCTTTTTGATAAATCCAGAAACGGGCAAGCCATTGTATATTCCCGGACTGGGAATATTATCTGTTATTGTAGTCGTTTTCGTAGCGGGTATAGTCGCCACGTTGTTTATTACCGATCCAATAAATGCCTGGATAAACAGACAAATAAATAAAGTACCCATCCTGCGTTTTCTGTATTCCTCTGTAAAAGACATAACAGAAGCCTTTGTAGGAGACGAGAAAAAATTGAATGAACCCGTATTGGTAGAGTTGAAGGAAGGTGTTAAAAAAATAGGTTTTTTAACTCAGAAAGATCTAAAGGTTATAGGCCTTGATGATGAAGTCGCGGTATATTTTCCCTGGTCTTATTCATTTGCCGGTGAACTGATAATTGTAAAAAAAGAACAAATAAAGCCCCTAAATGTATCATCTGCACAGGCTATGAAATTTATTGTTTCGGGCGGTGTTACTTCTATGCAACAATAA
- the mqnC gene encoding cyclic dehypoxanthinyl futalosine synthase, with the protein MNIPELLNRALNFEFLSLEEGMHLYHHASTAELMYVANELRKIQVPHGKVTWQIDRNVNTTNVCIANCKFCNFFRRPGHEESYITDIETYKKKIEETFLYGGDQLLLQGGHHPDLGLQFYVDLFKQLKELYPTLRLHALGPPEIAHVCKLEGMSHYDVLKALKEAGLDSLPGAGAEILNDRVRRLISKGKCGGQEWLDVMRAAHKLNIATSATMMFGHIETIEERFEHLVWIRQVQSEKPEGHYGFTAFIPWPFQDDGTLLKKVRGISNNVSGDEYLRMIALSRIMLPNIKNIQASWLTVGKNVAQLCLHAGANDFGSIMIEENVVSAAGAPHRFTSNGIQDAIKEAGFEPQLRNQLYEWRNVDHLVQQEINY; encoded by the coding sequence ATGAATATTCCTGAACTACTTAATCGGGCACTAAATTTCGAGTTTTTAAGCTTGGAAGAAGGAATGCACCTTTACCATCATGCCAGCACTGCTGAATTGATGTACGTAGCCAACGAACTTAGGAAAATACAAGTCCCTCATGGAAAAGTAACCTGGCAAATAGACAGAAATGTAAATACAACCAATGTTTGTATAGCCAATTGCAAATTCTGTAATTTTTTTAGAAGACCGGGACACGAAGAAAGTTATATTACAGATATAGAGACTTACAAAAAGAAAATCGAAGAAACATTTCTCTATGGTGGCGATCAACTCCTTTTACAAGGGGGGCATCATCCTGATTTGGGACTTCAGTTTTATGTAGACCTGTTTAAACAATTAAAAGAACTATATCCAACTTTAAGATTACACGCTCTTGGTCCCCCGGAAATTGCACATGTTTGCAAACTAGAGGGCATGAGCCATTACGACGTTCTGAAAGCTTTAAAAGAGGCTGGATTAGACTCTTTGCCTGGTGCAGGTGCAGAAATTTTAAATGACCGTGTAAGGAGATTAATCTCTAAGGGAAAATGTGGTGGACAAGAGTGGTTAGATGTTATGCGAGCAGCTCATAAGCTAAATATAGCCACGTCAGCAACAATGATGTTTGGCCATATAGAAACAATAGAGGAGCGTTTTGAACATTTAGTATGGATCAGGCAGGTTCAGTCCGAGAAACCAGAAGGGCATTACGGATTTACAGCATTTATTCCGTGGCCTTTTCAGGATGATGGCACTTTGTTAAAAAAAGTTCGTGGAATTAGTAATAATGTTAGTGGCGACGAATATTTGCGTATGATAGCTTTAAGTCGGATTATGCTTCCTAATATCAAGAACATTCAAGCCTCCTGGTTAACGGTTGGAAAGAATGTCGCACAACTTTGTTTGCATGCTGGCGCTAATGATTTTGGCTCTATCATGATTGAAGAAAATGTTGTAAGTGCTGCAGGTGCGCCTCATAGATTTACTTCAAACGGGATACAGGATGCTATCAAAGAAGCGGGATTCGAACCTCAGTTGAGAAACCAGTTATATGAATGGAGAAATGTAGATCATTTAGTTCAGCAGGAAATCAATTATTAA
- a CDS encoding sensor histidine kinase, producing MQSSAAEQGARLLVNKVYSYPDRAGNLTVDDIVSLPQNQFRLNKGQVFNGGTKGDIWWLKIVYENPGNASAYLVFGYGNVDYLDIYYKNTQNKWVHIRSGTFGDYSSRAILSTEFIHKLPDLSTAAGNNIYVKAKSVNTLILPVKMESEEALTSILINKYIKEGLCIGIATFIFFINIFMYSLTRRKEYIYYLLRVVFLFYLYEVLYFNAYSALIGDKFHQFILIYAQAFVALGFIFSIRFNNLFLNLKTNLPQAKKFFDVITFFWVALFCLTVIGDNRYFTNTFTHILLLVTSLAILISSFYIIIRKNYKSGDNFIGLYVLGWLPIPLSCTYVVLALKGVFELEENSIKMLLIASILEGVFISLALIGNNIKMLNKGKLEAELRNYQLVKERNQFLEEKIKERTHELQTSNDFKNKLISIISHDLRSPLSSLNLTLQLAYKLEASQLSKMLDNIRKNTETVRTTIDSLLNWAVQQMNMEKSHPELIEVESFINEQINVYRELMTFKDLSFSIVYSDSFKIFVDKGQLALVIRNLIDNAIKFTPQNGSIDVIISGSEQKVQFAICNTGNAISNDTIDRILNSNEVLGESYGTLREKGVGLGLQLCKESLRNMGSELFIEGISENSIEKTVFSFEIQRMKS from the coding sequence ATGCAAAGTAGTGCTGCTGAACAGGGGGCCAGACTATTGGTTAATAAAGTATATTCTTATCCTGACAGAGCTGGTAATTTAACCGTGGATGATATAGTAAGTCTTCCACAAAACCAGTTTCGCCTCAATAAAGGTCAAGTTTTTAATGGAGGTACAAAAGGAGATATATGGTGGTTAAAGATTGTATATGAAAATCCCGGAAATGCATCTGCGTATCTTGTCTTCGGTTATGGAAATGTAGATTATTTGGACATTTATTATAAAAATACACAAAATAAATGGGTGCATATTCGTTCTGGTACATTTGGAGATTATTCGTCCCGCGCTATTCTTTCTACCGAATTTATACATAAGTTACCTGATTTATCCACAGCAGCCGGAAATAATATTTATGTCAAGGCAAAGTCTGTAAATACCCTTATTTTACCTGTTAAGATGGAATCAGAAGAGGCTTTAACCTCTATCTTAATAAATAAATACATAAAAGAGGGGTTGTGTATTGGTATTGCAACTTTTATATTCTTCATAAACATTTTTATGTATTCCCTAACTAGGCGTAAAGAGTATATTTATTATTTGCTTCGGGTTGTGTTTTTATTTTATCTGTATGAAGTATTATATTTTAATGCTTACTCTGCCTTAATTGGAGATAAATTTCATCAATTTATACTGATTTATGCTCAGGCTTTTGTTGCATTGGGGTTCATTTTTAGTATCAGGTTTAATAACCTTTTTCTAAACTTAAAAACAAATCTTCCGCAGGCCAAGAAGTTTTTCGATGTGATCACATTCTTTTGGGTAGCTTTGTTTTGTTTAACTGTTATTGGCGATAATAGGTATTTTACCAATACCTTTACTCATATTTTACTCCTTGTAACTTCGTTAGCTATACTTATCTCTAGTTTTTATATCATAATCAGGAAAAACTATAAGAGCGGAGATAATTTTATTGGATTGTATGTTTTAGGATGGCTTCCGATACCTCTATCCTGTACCTACGTTGTCTTGGCATTGAAAGGTGTTTTTGAACTTGAAGAGAACAGTATTAAAATGTTACTGATCGCTTCTATTTTGGAAGGTGTCTTTATATCTCTTGCTTTAATTGGGAACAATATAAAAATGCTAAATAAAGGTAAGCTTGAAGCAGAATTACGTAATTACCAACTTGTAAAGGAAAGGAACCAGTTTTTAGAGGAAAAAATAAAAGAAAGAACTCATGAACTGCAAACATCAAACGATTTCAAAAATAAACTTATCTCTATTATCTCTCATGATTTGAGAAGCCCCTTATCTAGTTTGAACTTAACGCTTCAGTTGGCTTATAAACTGGAAGCAAGTCAACTATCAAAAATGCTTGATAATATTAGAAAAAATACAGAAACTGTAAGAACGACGATTGATAGTTTACTGAATTGGGCAGTGCAACAAATGAATATGGAGAAGAGCCATCCGGAGCTTATTGAGGTCGAATCATTTATAAATGAACAGATAAATGTTTACCGAGAGCTCATGACTTTCAAAGATCTTAGTTTCAGTATAGTTTACAGTGATAGTTTTAAGATTTTTGTAGATAAAGGGCAACTAGCTCTTGTAATAAGGAATTTGATAGACAATGCTATTAAGTTCACACCCCAAAACGGTTCTATTGATGTAATCATCAGTGGTTCTGAACAAAAAGTACAATTTGCAATATGCAATACTGGCAATGCAATTAGTAACGATACCATTGATCGGATTTTAAATTCTAATGAAGTTTTGGGAGAGTCTTACGGGACGTTAAGAGAAAAAGGGGTAGGGTTAGGCTTGCAATTGTGTAAAGAGTCTCTTAGAAATATGGGAAGTGAGTTGTTTATCGAAGGAATATCTGAAAATTCCATAGAAAAAACGGTTTTTTCATTTGAAATTCAAAGAATGAAAAGTTAA
- the scpB gene encoding SMC-Scp complex subunit ScpB, translated as MIEQYIEALIFASDTSLRKEEIAICLQTATEHDISEEEIDRCLQNIRSRYADENFAIELVHIANGYQFLTKKNMHPVIQQLHIQRSKKKLSQASLETLSIIAYRQPITKLEIEQIRGVNCDYTIQKLLEKDFITIQGKAEGPGRPILYGLSEYFLDYFGINSILDLPQLKDIENIGEIEIGEKAE; from the coding sequence ATGATCGAACAATACATTGAAGCATTAATTTTTGCATCAGATACCAGTTTAAGGAAAGAAGAGATTGCAATTTGTCTGCAGACAGCCACCGAACATGATATTTCTGAAGAGGAAATTGATCGCTGCCTGCAAAATATCAGGAGCAGATATGCAGACGAAAATTTTGCAATTGAACTTGTACATATTGCCAACGGTTATCAATTTCTAACAAAAAAAAATATGCATCCCGTTATACAACAATTGCATATTCAGCGTTCTAAAAAGAAATTGAGCCAGGCTTCTTTAGAAACGCTTTCTATAATAGCCTATAGACAGCCTATAACAAAGCTTGAAATTGAGCAGATACGTGGTGTAAATTGCGATTATACGATTCAGAAGTTACTTGAAAAGGATTTTATAACTATACAAGGCAAGGCAGAAGGCCCAGGAAGGCCAATATTATATGGACTTAGCGAATATTTTTTAGATTATTTTGGAATTAACTCGATCTTGGATTTACCTCAATTAAAGGACATTGAAAATATCGGAGAAATTGAAATAGGAGAAAAAGCAGAATAA
- a CDS encoding regulatory protein RecX, with product MKYTNFNKMLDKKIGKVYTYAEARVKIESYCVYQERSQQEVRDKLYKFNLSTQDVENLIAYLIEENFINELRFARAYVSGKFRIKKWGRRKIMQGLKLKGVPEPLIKKAFSEIIEEEYLDVLKELIDKKRTELGLKRDLKSKNKLYNYALSKGYESNLIFLALSNNELE from the coding sequence ATGAAATACACTAATTTTAACAAAATGTTAGACAAAAAAATCGGGAAGGTCTATACTTATGCAGAAGCAAGGGTAAAGATAGAGTCATACTGCGTATATCAAGAAAGAAGCCAACAAGAAGTCAGAGATAAGCTGTATAAATTCAACTTGTCTACCCAAGACGTCGAAAATTTGATTGCCTATCTAATTGAAGAAAACTTTATAAACGAATTGAGGTTTGCCCGAGCATATGTTTCCGGAAAATTCAGAATAAAAAAATGGGGTCGACGAAAAATAATGCAGGGGCTTAAATTGAAGGGCGTACCTGAACCCCTCATAAAAAAGGCATTTTCTGAAATTATAGAAGAAGAATATTTAGACGTATTAAAAGAATTAATTGATAAAAAACGCACCGAGTTAGGTTTAAAACGTGATTTGAAGAGTAAAAACAAGTTATATAATTATGCCTTAAGCAAAGGATACGAAAGTAATCTCATTTTTTTAGCATTGAGTAATAATGAGTTAGAATAA
- a CDS encoding bifunctional UDP-N-acetylmuramoyl-tripeptide:D-alanyl-D-alanine ligase/alanine racemase — MNYIQICIIMKEFTYSIEQISALISEKSSLPFPNQVIHRLLTDSRKVTETKNTLFFVLKGRKNAHHYIKDLYHKGVRSFVYYDQGFDITNFPDANFLYSPDPLRALQNLAAVHRGKFSFPVIGITGSNGKTVVKEWLYQLLAYKYTIVRSPKSYNSQIGVPLSIWKMDTLYNLAIFEAGISQTGEMERLEKIIKPSIGVFTNIGSSHDEGFSDKEEKIAEKFKLFAHVNKLICNKEFSEYAPQSVDLYTWSLDDNTANLYVKEISVEDTGTSIKSTYEDREISIKIPFKDKASTENAITCLLVMLVFGYSESEIEDKMSKLHPVKMRLEMKSGINNTSIIDDSYNSDLSSLEIALDFLNHQQQHQNKTLILSDIQQSGLDGQQLYQTVARLLESKGVDKVIGIGEEISKHQNLFGSNSSFFSDTSNFLDKLDLSAFRDETILLKGARTFGFEKISSALSQQVHETILEINLNAMEHNLNYYRSKLKPGVKLMTMVKAFGYGSGSFEIANLLQFNHVDYLSVAYADEGVTLRQNGITLPIMVMSPEISSLEAIVKHQLEPEIFSQSTLEAFSNYLQNAGISNYPIHLKLDTGMHRLGFMPDELDFIADFIKTKNTVKIQSVFSHLVASESPIHDDFTRQQISIIKDFTNKLEQRIGYTFIKHICNTSAITRWPEAQFDMVRLGIGLYGVDNFSEDDENLEQVAVLKTTVSQIKQIKRGETIGYGRRGVMPEDGQIATVKIGYADGFLRALGNGVGSMFINGEEVFTIGNICMDMCMLNITGKNVKEGDEVIVFNSQKRLYKLAEKLNTIPYEILTSVSQRVKRVYYYE; from the coding sequence ATGAATTATATCCAAATTTGTATTATCATGAAGGAGTTTACCTATAGCATCGAGCAAATATCTGCCTTGATAAGTGAAAAATCATCTTTACCCTTTCCAAATCAAGTAATCCATCGTCTATTAACAGATAGTAGAAAAGTAACAGAAACAAAAAATACACTGTTTTTTGTGTTGAAAGGAAGAAAGAATGCTCACCATTATATAAAGGATCTTTATCATAAAGGTGTACGCTCCTTTGTTTATTACGATCAAGGTTTTGATATAACGAACTTTCCCGATGCTAATTTCCTTTACTCTCCGGATCCATTAAGAGCTTTGCAAAATTTGGCTGCCGTTCATCGGGGAAAATTTAGCTTTCCGGTTATTGGAATCACAGGCAGTAACGGAAAAACGGTTGTTAAAGAATGGCTTTATCAGCTATTGGCTTATAAATATACGATTGTTAGAAGTCCTAAAAGTTATAATTCTCAAATAGGTGTTCCGCTTTCGATATGGAAGATGGATACTTTGTATAATCTGGCAATTTTTGAAGCAGGTATCTCTCAAACGGGAGAAATGGAAAGGTTAGAGAAGATTATAAAACCAAGTATAGGTGTTTTTACGAATATAGGTTCGTCTCATGATGAAGGATTTTCTGATAAAGAAGAAAAAATAGCAGAAAAATTTAAGCTGTTTGCGCATGTAAATAAATTGATTTGCAACAAAGAATTCTCAGAATACGCTCCTCAATCGGTAGATTTATACACCTGGAGTTTGGACGATAATACTGCTAACCTTTATGTGAAAGAGATTAGTGTTGAAGATACTGGAACATCCATAAAATCTACTTATGAAGACAGAGAAATAAGTATAAAAATACCCTTTAAAGATAAAGCTTCAACAGAGAATGCGATAACCTGTCTTTTGGTTATGTTGGTGTTTGGATATAGCGAATCGGAGATTGAAGATAAAATGTCCAAGCTGCATCCCGTAAAGATGCGTTTGGAAATGAAGAGTGGAATTAACAATACTTCAATTATTGACGATTCATATAATTCCGATTTGTCTTCGTTGGAAATAGCATTAGATTTTCTAAATCATCAGCAACAGCATCAAAACAAAACTTTGATTTTGTCTGATATTCAACAATCAGGTTTAGATGGGCAGCAACTTTATCAAACTGTAGCCAGATTATTGGAAAGCAAAGGAGTTGATAAAGTGATTGGTATTGGAGAAGAAATATCAAAACACCAAAATCTGTTCGGGTCAAATAGCTCGTTTTTTTCAGATACCAGTAACTTTTTAGATAAGCTCGACTTGTCTGCATTTAGAGACGAAACAATTTTGCTAAAAGGAGCAAGAACATTTGGTTTCGAAAAAATAAGCAGTGCGCTCAGTCAACAGGTTCATGAAACCATTCTGGAGATTAATTTAAACGCCATGGAGCATAATTTAAATTATTATCGCTCTAAGTTAAAGCCAGGAGTGAAACTAATGACTATGGTGAAGGCATTCGGTTATGGCAGCGGTAGTTTCGAAATAGCGAATCTGTTACAATTTAATCATGTCGATTACTTGTCAGTTGCATACGCCGATGAAGGTGTTACGTTAAGACAAAACGGAATTACCCTTCCAATTATGGTCATGAGTCCAGAAATTTCCTCGCTGGAGGCTATAGTGAAACATCAGCTGGAACCAGAGATTTTTAGTCAATCTACATTGGAGGCTTTTAGTAATTACCTGCAAAATGCGGGGATAAGTAATTATCCCATCCATCTGAAATTGGATACAGGTATGCATCGTTTGGGATTTATGCCTGATGAACTGGACTTTATTGCCGATTTTATAAAAACAAAAAATACTGTTAAAATACAATCTGTATTTTCGCATCTGGTAGCAAGTGAGTCTCCGATACATGATGATTTTACTCGCCAGCAAATTTCTATAATAAAGGATTTTACGAATAAATTGGAGCAAAGAATAGGTTATACTTTTATAAAACATATTTGTAATACGTCCGCTATAACCAGATGGCCTGAAGCGCAATTCGATATGGTGAGATTAGGAATCGGATTATATGGTGTAGATAATTTTTCTGAAGATGACGAGAATCTGGAACAGGTAGCTGTATTGAAAACAACTGTTTCACAGATAAAACAGATAAAAAGGGGAGAAACCATAGGTTATGGAAGAAGAGGGGTAATGCCTGAAGACGGACAAATAGCGACTGTTAAAATAGGCTATGCGGATGGTTTCTTAAGAGCTTTGGGAAATGGTGTTGGAAGTATGTTTATCAATGGCGAGGAGGTTTTCACCATTGGCAACATTTGTATGGATATGTGCATGTTAAATATAACCGGGAAAAATGTAAAAGAAGGTGATGAAGTGATTGTTTTTAACTCGCAGAAAAGACTGTATAAATTAGCTGAAAAACTAAATACTATTCCTTACGAGATATTAACAAGTGTATCGCAAAGAGTAAAAAGAGTGTATTATTACGAATAG
- the metE gene encoding 5-methyltetrahydropteroyltriglutamate--homocysteine S-methyltransferase, whose protein sequence is MQKNNLGYPRIGVKRELKKANEQYWSGKISRQELFQVANKIKEQNWLKQKEAGIDLIPCNDFSFYDQVLDMSMALGNIPSRYNGVVIENRENTELDLYFAMARGYQKDGLDIKAMEMTKWFDTNYHYIVPEFYKNQKFRLFSNKIINDFTEAKRILDKTPKTVIIGPVTYLLLGKEKEEGLNRLDYLKDILPIYTDMLAQLTALGAEWIQFDEPFLALDLTEKEQQAYTEAYSYLRQSAKGLKFLLTTYFDALEENTTVATSLPVDAIHIDLVRAPQQLGVVLAALQDNQSLSLGVIDGRNIWKNDYQQSLDLINKAIGKIGKDRILIAPSSSLLHVPIDLSQETDIDPEIRNWMAYAEEKLEEITELAEIAEGNTSLLTKNQDTINSKRISEKIHKPVVKQRTAGITENDAQRNSKFAVRQQLQQESFHLPLFPTTTIGSFPQTDEIRKLRADFKKGNITQEQYDLEIEKETIDAIKWQEETGIDVLVHGEFERNDMVEYFGERLDGFLFSKNGWVQSYGSRCVKPPVIYGDVSRPTDMTVKWTAFAQQQTQKLMKGMLTGPVTILQWSFVRNDQSRSETTNQIALAIRDEVVSLEKAGIKIIQIDEPAIREGLPLRKKDWEVYLNWAIKAFRISASGVQDETQIHTHMCYSEFNDIIEHIAAMDADVITIETSRSDMELLSAFSDFKYPNEIGPGVYDIHSPRIPTIEEMVTLLEKAVALLPVKNIWINPDCGLKTRKWPETKLALENMVKAGQKLRAKIEESSLA, encoded by the coding sequence ATGCAAAAGAACAATCTTGGATACCCGCGAATAGGTGTCAAAAGAGAGCTAAAAAAAGCAAATGAGCAGTATTGGTCTGGAAAAATCAGCAGACAAGAATTATTTCAGGTTGCCAACAAAATCAAAGAACAAAACTGGTTGAAGCAAAAGGAAGCAGGCATAGACTTGATTCCCTGTAATGACTTTAGTTTCTATGATCAGGTACTGGATATGTCCATGGCTCTTGGAAATATCCCATCCAGATACAATGGTGTTGTAATTGAAAATCGGGAAAATACAGAACTAGACCTGTATTTTGCAATGGCGCGTGGATATCAGAAAGATGGATTGGATATCAAAGCGATGGAAATGACAAAATGGTTCGATACCAATTACCATTATATTGTCCCTGAATTTTACAAAAATCAAAAATTCAGATTATTCTCAAACAAGATAATTAATGATTTTACCGAGGCTAAACGCATACTGGACAAAACTCCCAAAACGGTAATTATTGGTCCGGTAACTTATCTGCTTTTAGGAAAGGAAAAAGAAGAGGGACTGAACAGATTGGATTATTTAAAGGATATTCTACCTATTTATACGGACATGTTAGCCCAATTGACCGCACTTGGGGCAGAATGGATACAATTTGATGAACCATTTCTAGCTTTGGACTTAACTGAAAAGGAACAACAAGCTTATACAGAGGCTTATTCTTATTTAAGACAAAGTGCAAAAGGGCTTAAATTTTTGTTGACTACTTACTTCGATGCTTTAGAAGAAAACACAACTGTGGCAACTTCCCTGCCAGTTGACGCAATTCATATTGATTTGGTAAGAGCTCCTCAACAACTGGGAGTTGTGTTAGCTGCTTTGCAAGATAATCAATCACTTTCCCTGGGAGTTATTGACGGAAGAAATATCTGGAAAAATGATTATCAACAATCCTTAGACCTAATAAATAAAGCTATTGGTAAAATAGGTAAAGATAGGATACTGATCGCTCCTTCATCTTCTTTACTGCATGTTCCCATTGATTTAAGTCAGGAAACTGACATCGATCCGGAGATCAGAAACTGGATGGCCTACGCAGAGGAAAAATTAGAAGAGATTACCGAATTGGCTGAAATCGCTGAAGGCAATACTTCGTTACTCACTAAAAATCAGGACACTATAAACAGTAAAAGAATTTCTGAAAAAATCCATAAACCGGTGGTAAAGCAGCGCACAGCAGGAATTACTGAAAATGATGCGCAAAGAAACAGCAAATTTGCAGTGAGACAACAATTACAGCAGGAATCTTTCCATTTACCCTTGTTCCCTACCACTACAATTGGTTCTTTTCCACAGACAGATGAAATCAGGAAATTGAGAGCTGATTTTAAAAAAGGCAATATCACTCAGGAACAATATGATCTGGAAATAGAAAAAGAGACTATTGATGCTATTAAATGGCAGGAAGAAACGGGAATTGATGTGTTGGTACATGGCGAATTTGAACGTAATGACATGGTTGAATATTTTGGCGAACGTTTAGATGGTTTTCTTTTTAGTAAAAATGGGTGGGTGCAAAGTTATGGCAGCCGCTGTGTTAAGCCTCCTGTAATTTACGGCGATGTTAGCAGACCAACGGATATGACTGTGAAATGGACAGCCTTTGCTCAACAACAAACTCAAAAGTTAATGAAAGGAATGTTAACCGGTCCGGTTACTATTCTACAATGGTCCTTTGTAAGAAACGATCAGTCAAGAAGCGAAACTACAAATCAGATCGCACTGGCTATCAGAGACGAAGTAGTTTCACTGGAGAAAGCAGGCATTAAAATTATCCAAATAGACGAGCCTGCAATCCGCGAAGGTTTGCCTTTACGTAAAAAAGACTGGGAGGTTTACTTAAACTGGGCAATCAAGGCTTTCAGAATTTCCGCGAGTGGTGTTCAGGACGAAACGCAAATCCATACACACATGTGTTATAGTGAATTTAATGACATTATTGAACATATCGCTGCAATGGATGCTGATGTTATAACGATAGAAACATCCAGATCTGATATGGAACTTCTTTCTGCTTTCTCCGATTTCAAATATCCTAATGAAATTGGTCCCGGAGTTTATGATATTCACTCCCCCAGAATTCCTACTATAGAAGAAATGGTGACACTTTTAGAAAAAGCGGTGGCCTTGTTACCTGTAAAAAACATCTGGATTAACCCTGACTGTGGTCTAAAGACCCGTAAATGGCCTGAAACAAAACTGGCTTTGGAAAATATGGTTAAAGCCGGTCAGAAGCTAAGAGCAAAAATTGAAGAGTCTAGCTTGGCCTGA
- a CDS encoding sugar phosphate nucleotidyltransferase: MKKPTLLILAAGMASRYGSMKQIDGFGPNGETIIDYSIYDAIRAGFGKVTFIIKEEFKDNFKSIFDTKLAGKIETDYVFQNFDLSKYGINEEIYREKPWGTGHAVLEAKNQIHEPFCVINADDFYGHDAFQKIADFLNNEAKKDQYAIVGFKVGNTLSENGSVSRGVCKTDENQFLTEIIERTKVFGENGEVFYEEDGQRFPLSHDNPVSMNFWGFTPEVFPIIEEMFVDFAKKNIDKPKSEFYIPSVADNIVENRIGTIKVIPTDEKWFGVTFKEDKPIVQDNINKLIKAGVYPEKLW, translated from the coding sequence ATGAAGAAACCAACACTTTTGATCTTGGCCGCAGGTATGGCTAGCCGTTATGGCAGCATGAAACAAATAGACGGCTTTGGTCCAAACGGAGAAACCATAATCGATTACTCTATTTACGATGCGATAAGAGCAGGCTTCGGAAAAGTAACCTTTATCATTAAGGAAGAATTTAAAGATAATTTCAAATCTATTTTTGATACCAAATTAGCCGGTAAAATCGAAACAGATTATGTGTTTCAGAATTTCGACCTGAGTAAATACGGGATAAATGAGGAAATTTACAGAGAAAAACCGTGGGGTACTGGTCACGCCGTTTTGGAAGCAAAAAATCAAATCCACGAACCGTTCTGTGTAATCAATGCAGATGATTTCTACGGACATGACGCTTTCCAAAAAATTGCAGATTTTCTTAATAATGAAGCTAAAAAAGACCAATATGCAATTGTGGGCTTTAAAGTTGGCAACACGTTATCGGAAAACGGTTCGGTATCCAGAGGAGTTTGTAAAACAGATGAAAACCAGTTCTTAACCGAGATTATTGAAAGAACAAAAGTTTTTGGAGAGAATGGTGAAGTATTTTACGAAGAAGACGGACAACGGTTCCCTTTATCGCATGATAACCCTGTATCTATGAACTTTTGGGGCTTTACTCCTGAAGTATTTCCTATTATAGAAGAAATGTTTGTGGATTTTGCTAAAAAGAATATTGACAAACCAAAATCAGAGTTTTATATACCTTCTGTAGCAGATAATATTGTAGAAAATCGTATCGGTACTATTAAGGTAATACCTACAGATGAGAAGTGGTTTGGGGTAACTTTTAAAGAGGATAAACCTATCGTTCAGGATAATATCAATAAGTTGATCAAGGCTGGAGTCTATCCGGAAAAACTTTGGTAA